The following proteins come from a genomic window of Achromobacter sp. AONIH1:
- a CDS encoding sigma-54 interaction domain-containing protein, with protein MRAEMESSVEPRAGNELLTDYESVRALTMRSLFDMLDRSSEGTVVVDRDARIVWMNQHYAARFGFSDPQDAIGRDCEEVIPNSLLREVVTSGEPILLDIMETERDPLVVTRLPISDLRGNVIGAVGFALFDELKALTPLFSHYSRLQAELIATRQSLAQAQARRAKYNFSSFVGNSPASLEVKRLARRAAPLDAPVLLLGETGTGKELLAHAIHGASGRADKPLVTVNVAAIPDTLLEVEFFGAAAGAYTGADRKGRVGKFELAHGGTLFLDEIGDLQLPLQGKLLRALQEKEFEPLGSNRVVHADVRIIAATSMDLPAMVAQGRFRADLYYRLNVLTIPVPALRERLSDIETLSYSVLDKLCAQHHTGHLELDEAALRLLKAHGWPGNVRELHNTLERTVMFSDGPRIDARALARFLGEGRASTAASTPAGAVATASAVSATAPAGGSMSYDEAMRTFERQLLLDALDAAQGQVSAAARALGIGRATLYRKLAALQIPTQPAA; from the coding sequence ATGCGTGCCGAAATGGAATCCAGCGTGGAGCCCCGCGCCGGCAATGAGTTGCTGACCGACTACGAATCCGTGCGGGCGCTTACCATGCGGTCGCTGTTCGACATGCTGGACCGGTCGAGCGAAGGCACGGTGGTGGTCGACCGTGACGCGCGCATCGTCTGGATGAACCAGCACTACGCGGCGCGCTTCGGTTTCTCCGACCCGCAGGACGCCATCGGCAGGGACTGCGAGGAAGTCATCCCCAACAGCCTGCTGCGCGAGGTCGTCACGTCCGGCGAGCCCATCCTGCTCGACATCATGGAGACGGAGCGCGACCCGCTGGTGGTCACGCGCCTGCCGATCAGCGACCTGCGGGGCAATGTGATCGGGGCGGTGGGCTTCGCGTTGTTCGACGAGCTCAAGGCGCTGACGCCGCTCTTCAGCCATTATTCGCGCCTGCAGGCCGAACTGATCGCCACGCGCCAGTCGCTGGCGCAGGCGCAGGCGCGCCGCGCCAAGTACAACTTTTCCAGCTTCGTCGGCAACAGTCCGGCCAGCCTGGAGGTCAAGCGCCTGGCGCGCCGCGCGGCGCCGCTGGACGCGCCGGTGCTGCTGCTCGGCGAGACCGGCACGGGCAAGGAGTTGCTGGCGCATGCGATCCACGGCGCCTCCGGCCGCGCCGACAAGCCGCTGGTCACCGTTAACGTCGCCGCCATTCCGGACACCCTGCTGGAGGTCGAGTTCTTCGGCGCGGCGGCCGGCGCCTACACCGGCGCCGACCGCAAGGGCCGCGTCGGCAAGTTCGAGCTGGCGCATGGCGGCACGCTGTTCCTGGACGAAATCGGCGACCTGCAATTGCCGCTGCAGGGCAAGCTGCTGCGCGCGTTGCAGGAAAAGGAATTCGAGCCGCTGGGCTCGAACCGGGTGGTGCACGCCGATGTGCGCATCATCGCGGCTACCTCGATGGATCTGCCGGCCATGGTGGCGCAGGGCCGGTTCCGCGCCGACCTGTACTACCGGCTCAATGTGCTGACGATTCCGGTGCCAGCGCTGCGCGAGCGGCTGTCCGACATCGAAACGCTGAGCTACAGCGTGTTGGACAAGCTGTGCGCCCAGCACCATACCGGCCACCTGGAGCTGGACGAGGCCGCCTTGCGCCTGCTCAAGGCGCATGGCTGGCCGGGCAACGTGCGGGAATTGCACAACACGCTGGAGCGTACCGTGATGTTCTCGGACGGGCCGCGCATCGACGCCCGCGCGCTCGCGCGATTCCTGGGCGAGGGGCGAGCGTCGACGGCGGCTTCAACGCCGGCGGGAGCCGTCGCAACGGCAAGCGCCGTGTCCGCGACGGCGCCGGCCGGTGGTTCCATGAGCTATGACGAGGCCATGAGGACGTTCGAGCGGCAGCTCCTGCTGGACGCGCTCGATGCCGCGCAAGGGCAGGTGAGCGCCGCCGCTCGGGCGCTGGGCATTGGCCGGGCGACCCTGTACCGGAAGCTGGCCGCGCTGCAGATTCCCACGCAGCCGGCGGCTTGA
- a CDS encoding AraC family transcriptional regulator — protein sequence MDPISAALDTCRFAEIEAGQAQSSSPWAVHMPGGVWPVSLYVFTGAGCNLYMTRSGQQNTLRDKSVCLILRAQEHIVQDALRTAPNQPVDLRNPANADRFRTLAFGESPDAGVTSTFYVGMAPAKGAGAALFDALPDVLQLDFDELPAWLCRATEAIRDELTLRRPGFRSVALRQAELIVIQLIRHYIAAHTPRLPAWISLPEDSRVALALREFHRDISRPWTLDMLASAAGTSRSRLIAAAQRELGAGIFHYMTRIRMQEASRLLTDTSMAVGRIAWQVGYQSEAAFSIAFKRYSGEPPRRFREGARA from the coding sequence ATGGACCCGATAAGCGCCGCGCTGGACACTTGCCGCTTCGCCGAGATCGAGGCGGGCCAGGCGCAGTCAAGCAGCCCGTGGGCCGTGCACATGCCCGGCGGCGTCTGGCCGGTCTCGCTGTACGTGTTCACCGGCGCCGGCTGCAACCTGTACATGACCCGTTCGGGCCAGCAGAACACATTGCGCGACAAAAGCGTGTGCCTGATCCTGCGCGCCCAGGAACATATCGTCCAGGACGCGCTGCGCACCGCCCCCAACCAGCCGGTCGATCTGCGCAACCCGGCCAATGCCGACCGCTTCCGCACGCTCGCCTTCGGCGAGTCGCCCGATGCGGGCGTCACGTCCACGTTCTACGTCGGCATGGCGCCGGCCAAGGGCGCGGGCGCCGCGCTGTTCGACGCGCTGCCCGACGTGCTGCAGCTGGACTTCGACGAGCTGCCCGCCTGGCTGTGCCGCGCGACCGAGGCCATCCGCGACGAGCTGACGCTGCGACGTCCGGGCTTCCGGTCCGTGGCGCTGCGCCAGGCCGAGCTGATCGTGATCCAGCTGATCCGGCATTACATCGCCGCGCACACGCCGCGCCTGCCGGCGTGGATCTCGCTGCCCGAGGATTCACGCGTGGCGCTGGCCTTGCGCGAATTCCATCGCGACATCTCCCGGCCATGGACGCTGGACATGCTGGCCAGCGCCGCCGGCACCTCGCGCTCGCGCCTGATCGCCGCGGCGCAGCGCGAGCTGGGCGCGGGCATCTTCCACTACATGACCCGCATACGCATGCAGGAAGCCTCGCGGCTGCTGACCGACACCTCGATGGCGGTGGGCAGGATTGCCTGGCAGGTGGGCTACCAGTCCGAAGCGGCGTTCTCGATCGCGTTCAAGCGCTACAGCGGCGAGCCGCCCCGGCGGTTCCGCGAGGGCGCCAGGGCCTGA
- a CDS encoding SapC family protein produces the protein MTTQTSLPLFYEQPRPLAPGAHANLSLAGNTGFGYAAKTNAVPLVATELPTACRHFPIVFTDGDQPTPVAVLGVRGQENLFVDAQGQWRAGAYIPAYVRRYPFIFMENEDRSQFTLCVDEKAASVVEGRDNPFFDEAGEPTDLARSALEFCRDYQNQHAYTMEFARALAEADLLVENRADITLPDGQRLAMSGFKVIDEAKFNKLPDEEFLRWRANGWLPLVYCHLLSINTWPALINQLQPAAQAEEAAAEA, from the coding sequence ATGACTACGCAGACTTCGCTCCCCCTGTTCTACGAACAACCCCGGCCCCTGGCCCCCGGCGCGCACGCCAACCTGTCGCTGGCCGGCAATACCGGCTTCGGCTACGCCGCCAAGACCAACGCCGTGCCGCTGGTGGCCACCGAGCTGCCGACCGCCTGCCGCCATTTCCCCATCGTCTTCACCGATGGCGACCAGCCCACTCCTGTCGCGGTGCTGGGCGTGCGCGGCCAGGAAAACCTGTTCGTGGACGCGCAGGGCCAATGGCGCGCCGGCGCCTACATCCCGGCCTACGTGCGCCGCTATCCCTTCATCTTCATGGAGAACGAGGACCGCAGCCAGTTCACGCTGTGCGTGGACGAGAAGGCCGCCTCGGTGGTCGAGGGCCGCGACAACCCGTTCTTCGACGAAGCCGGCGAGCCCACCGACCTGGCGCGCAGCGCGCTGGAATTCTGCCGCGACTACCAGAACCAGCATGCCTACACGATGGAGTTCGCGCGCGCCCTGGCCGAGGCCGACCTGCTGGTCGAGAACCGCGCCGACATCACCCTGCCCGACGGCCAGCGCCTGGCCATGTCCGGCTTCAAGGTGATCGACGAAGCCAAATTCAACAAGCTGCCGGACGAGGAATTCCTGCGCTGGCGCGCCAATGGCTGGCTGCCGCTGGTGTATTGCCACCTGCTGTCGATCAATACCTGGCCGGCGCTGATCAACCAGCTGCAACCCGCGGCCCAGGCCGAGGAAGCCGCCGCCGAGGCGTGA